The genomic stretch ACAAAATCAATCACGCGTCGCTGACGCAGAATAACTTCAGCATTTGCTGTTTGTCCAGGGGTTAATGGAATACGTTTAGCACCATTTTGGATATAGTTCTGTTCTAAAACAATTTCTAACTCATAGGTTTCTATATTTCCTTGGGGTGTTTGATTGATTTTAGAGTCAGGAGAAATCCAAGCAACTTTGCCTTCTACAATGCCATATTCCTGGAAAGGGAAGGCATCAAACTTGATTTTCACCGGCATTCCCACATTTAAGAAGCCACTATCCTGGATCGGTATATTAGCTTTGAGTACGATTTCACTATTTTGGGGTGCAATGTCAGCAATCCTCTGACCGACTTGTACCACTTCTCCCGGCTTGGTGACTGGTAACTCAAAAATAATCCCATCAATAGGCGATCGCACTACTCGTTGCTGCATTTGTAGATTTAAAGATGTGATTGTGCTGTTAGTTTGAGCAATCTCCGATTGTAAATTAGCAAGTTGTGTTTCTAGATTCTTGAGTTGTTCTTCATATTTAAGTACAGCCAATTTACCAGATTGCAGTAAGCTTTGATAACTGTTTTTCTCGGCTTGCATTTGATGTTTGGCTTGCTCAATATCAGATTCCAACTGATTCATTGTGGACTGATAGCGGCTCGTTTCTTCAGCCAAGCGTAATTGTGCTTGTTTGACATCAGATTGCGCTCTGGCGTAGAGTCTTTGGCTTTCTTGCTCTTCTTTTTTGAGTTGGTCAACTTGATTTACCGAAACCGCACCATCGTTCACAAGTTGCTGAAAGCGTTTAACTTGCCGGGAATCTATAGTCAAACGACCTTGAGCCGATTGTTGATCATTTTTAGCAGTTTGAATCTGCTGCCGCACCTGATTGACTAATGATTGTCTTTCTAACTTTTGCAGGTTATAACTATTTTGTTTTAACCCCAGGTTTTGCTCTGCCTGGTTGACTTGGGACATTTTTTCTAAAGCTTGAAATTGGTTTTGTTGTTTCTGAATACTCAGTGTCAACTGTAGTTGGTTTTTCAGCACATCCAACTGCGTTTCTTGATTTAGCAGTGCCGAGAGTTTAGCTTCGGCTTGCTGAATTTCCGTTTGCAAAATATCAGAATCAAGTTCCAGCAGCACCTGTCCGAAGGTTACAGTTTGGCCTTCTGTCACCTTCACAGCTTTGACACTTCCTCCGGTTTGTGAGTCCAATTTTTGGGTTGCACCTTGAGGTTCTATACGTCCTCTGGCGTTACCAGTTTCATCTACTTTCGATAAAGTTGCCCAAGGTAAAGCCAGAGATGCAAAGCCTAGCAGGACATAAAAGACACCACGAGTCCAGACCTTTGGTAAAGCATCTAGCAGTTCTTCAGTACCGTAATATAAATCTTGGGTATGACCTTCGGGAATGGTCTGATGAGAGTTAGTAGTTTCTTCGCTAGGTTGAAGATAAATTTGATACTCATCCTGCTCTTTTTTCAGAAGTATAGATGAGGAATTGGGAGAGGCATTAGGCATAGTTTTATGGGGAATGGGTTTAAAGAAATGGGGAATTTTGGCGTTGCTGAAACCAAGTATGAATTTAGGTGTAGAGAAGTTACATGGAAGGTTTCTACAGTGGTTTTGAGATTATCAAAAATCATATTTATACTTCAAATCAGCAACGCCGGAATTTTAGATTGCAATCCAAAATCTAAAATCTAAAATCCAAAATTGATTGATTGAATTAAACTACTTGAGCTAGTTGTTGTTGATTGAGATAGTAGTAATGTCCTTGTTTAGCGATTAATTCGTCATGAGTACCGCTTTCTACTAATACGCCTCGATCTAAAACTAAAATTAGATCAGCATTGCGGACAGTGGAAAGGCGATGGGCAATAATGACGCTGGTACGCCCTTGGAGAATTGTTTTGAAGTTGTTCTGAATAATCCTTTCTGATTCCGAGTCTAGGTGACTGGTGGCTTCATCAAATAGTAATAACCGGGGGTTGCCGAGTAAAGCTCTGGCAATGGCTAGGCGTTGGCGTTGTCCACCAGAAAGCATTCCGCCACTTTCACCAATTTGGGATTCATAACCCATTGGCATTTGCTGAATAAATTCATCTGCGCCAGCCCATCGTGCGGCTTGTGTAATTTCTTCTAAGGTAGCTTCTGGGTGGGCAATGCCTATGTTTTCTCGAATGGTGCCACCAAATAGAAAGGTGTCTTGATCAACTACACCGATTTGAGAACGTAGCGATCGCAAGGATATATTATTAACATCAAAGCCGTCAATCAGAACTTTGCCATCTGTTGGTGGGTATAAACCTAAAATCAACTTGCTCAAAGTTGTTTTTCCTGAACCACTGCGCCCCACTACTGCTACCATTTGATCTGGCTGGATTTCAAAGTTGATATTTTCCAGCACATTAGTCTCACTTTCGGCATGATAACGAAATGTGACATTTTGAAAGCAAATGCGACCATTGAGTCTATCTAGAGGCTTGCGGGGTTTGTTTTGCAAGTCTTCTTCTGGTTCGGCTTCTAAAACATCATTAATCCGTTCTGTAGAAATAATAATTTCCTGCAATTCATTCCACAGCATTGATAGCCGTTGAAACGGACTCAAGACGTTACCCACCAACATATTGAAAGCTACTAATTGCCCCATTGTCAGTTCTCCTTGAATGACTTGCCATGCGCCAAACCACATCAAGGAAGCATTGACAAAGGTTTGAATAACGCCACTAATGATTCGCAGGCGATTACCAATCACTTGGGCATGAAAGCCTTTTTTAACTAAATCATTTAGCAGCTCTTCCCAATGCCAGCGTACTGTCTGTTCAATGGCTAATGAACGCACTGTGCGAATGCCTGATAGAGATTCGATCAGATAACTATTTTCTTTGGCTCCAGCGTTAAAAATCTCTCTGGAAATACGACGCAAAATATTTGTGCTTGCCAGTGCCAGAATAAAAAATGGCGGCACTGTAAATAGTACGAATAAAGTCATGCGCCAGCTATACCAAAACATCATGCTCAGATAGATCACTAATGTCAGCATATCCAGGATGATTGATAAGGTTTCGCCGGTGAGGAAGCGCTGAATTTTTTGGTTTTCTTGAATCCGAGAGACAATATCTCCGACATAACGCGACTCGAAATAAGCCAGGGGTAAGCGGAAGGTATGTTTAATAAAACCCACAAGTAGGGAGATGCTGACGCGATTGGCTGTGTGATCCAGCAGATATTGCCGCACTGCATTCATGGCAATGCCGAACAAACCAAAAACGATCATTCCCATACCTACGGCGTTTAAGGTGGGAATGCTGCCTTGCACCAGGACTCGATCTAGTAATAGCTGGGTAAATACTGGGGTTACTAGTCCAAATATTTGCATCAGCACACTGGCGACGAAGACTTCTAGTAGTACTGAATAGTGCGGTTTAATTAATTCAAAGAATTTCCAGAAGTTGGCACTCTCATTCTTGGTCTGTTTCAGCAGCTCTGTAGGTTGCAGTAGTAAGGCATAACCAGTCCAACCGGCATTAAATTGGCTTCTGGTCAGCTTTCGTTGACCGATGGCAGGATCACCGACGATGACGCGCTTTTTGGTGATTTCATAAACGACAATGAAGTGGTTACCTTCCCAATGTGCGATCGCAGGTAAAGATTGTTCGGCAAACTTATCGAAAGTAGCTTTCACCGGACGGGTAGCAAAACCGAGGTTTTCTCCTACTGCTGCTAAGGCACGTAGAGATGCACCACTGCGGCTAACGTTGGTCATATCCCGCAAGCGATTTACACTCAAGTGTTTACCCCAATACTTCCCAACCATCACTAAGCAAGCACAGCCACAGTCTGAAGCACTTTGTTGTGCATAGAAGGGATAGCGTTTGCTCAAACGTTTCCACCAATGCCCCATTTGCACTTTCGGACTGGGAAAGTAAGGCAGTGGTTTATTCTGCTGTGCTGGTGATTCTGGTTCTCGCTGGCGAAAGGGTATAACTTGGGCTATGGGGTATGGGCGTGGTCTTTTGGATGGGGAAGAGTCGCTTCTATTCGTGTTTTTCCATTCCGTCTGATTTCCCGTCTCCGCAGTTGTGTATTGTTCAGGCTGAGGAACAAAGGCAGCTAAATCCTGGCAGTGTTCCAGTGCTTTTGGCCAGTTGGAACTTTTGAGAATGTAAGCAATTGTTGGTTGTATGGCTTGCCAATGACCCTGATTCGGTTCAGCAGAGATTTGGGCTGGTGTCAAAGAGTGACCATCGGAATGTAGTAGTTGACCTTTGTACAACAGCCATAATTGGGAATCGGGGAATTGAGTATTTACAGAGCCAATCTCTAGGTTGTGTCGCTCAAAGAAGGATAAAGCCTTGAGCATCGCCTGAAATTGGGCGGGGTGTGCCGGAAATTGTGAGTTTTGGCGACATGAAAGCAGTAAATCCCATAGTTCTGCACGAGAAAACAAGCGATCGCGAATTTGAGGATATTTATCCATCAATCCTTGCAATACCTCTTGTCTGAGATACCCAAGTTCTAAATTTGTCGAAGCTCTGGCGGTGTAATCACTAAAGTTTGACTCTGGAAACAAAGTCATTTCACCAAATGAAGACCACACTGATAGAGTCGTTATTAAGTCATCAGAACTATCTGACAATCTGACTTTACCTGCAAGAATGACGTAGATACCAGCGTTCATTTTTGCGGATTGCCAGAACTGCTTTGCCACTGGTGGCTCCACCAGTTCCATAGATGCCAAACAGCTTTGCAGTTCTTGTTTTAAAAGCGTCTCTCCCAAAGTGTAAGTTAGTTTCTCACCTAAATATTGATGGGAAAATACCGTTGTCATAACCTAACCTCCAAAACAGAATTAGTTATTGGTCTATATCAGACTGAATAACTAATAAAAAGTGGGTGAATGGCAAAAACCTGATTGCGGCTAAAACTTTTGGATAAATCAGAACTATTTAGTTATGCTGATTTTTCATGAGAAGATCAAGTATTGTCCATTCAGGGATTTCTCAATCACAAACATCCTCAATTTTCTTGTGGGATAGGTGTTTGCAGCCGTCACTGATTCGAGGTAGGCAGGATGCCCAACTCCACAAAATAGACAATTTATGTGTGAAAAATCCCTAATTTAACAACGATGTTAAGTAGGTAAATAAAAATAAATGAAACTTTGTTACGAAGACTTGAGTTTGGTAAATATGAGAAATAACTGCTAAAACACCCATAAACAGCGACTAGTAAATTTAAGTTTAATTTCACCCACTTAGTTAGTTGATCAAATGAGGATCTCGTCGTTGTATCAGCCTAAAAATTGAATTTCAGTATGTTTAATTTTGCTGCTTTTCCCAACTGTAATTGTGATTAACATTGTAATCAACCATCAATTTTGTAACAGGTTTTAAGTCTTTGTGTCATGCCATACTGGCATAACTTTGTTGAAAAATGCATTTTTATTTTTAAATAGAATATTTATCTATTTTATAATCTATTTTGCGAAATTTTCAGCAATAATATTAGGTTAATATTCGTTTTTTGATGCAATAACTTATATAAATATGCCCAAATGGCATAATTTGATGGCTATGAGATCCTCTTGAGCAATTAAATAAATGTTAAAAACTTTAGATGAAAAGTAGGGGGAGCGGGCGAAGCTGGAGAATAAATGTAGCCACAATGCAGATTTAATTGCAATTTTTTGAGAAAAATTTGTGGGAGTGTCAACAGGTCTGCTGGCTCTCCACACATTTGACAATTAAACTTTGGCTTCTAAAGATTTCAGCAACTCAGTATTTACACCAGACTCACGAGTCAGGGCAATTTTGCCAGTGCGGGCGATTTCCCTCAGACCAAATTTTTGTAAGACTTGGACGATGGCCACCATCTTACCAGGATCTCCCACAACTTCGAGAGTGACAGAATCTTCAGACACATCTACCACTCGCGCCCGGAAAATTTGAGCCAGTTCGACTACTTCTGGGCGATTGCTGCTAGTAGCATTCACTTTCAAAAGCATCAATTCTCGCTCTACACAAGGAGTTTCGGTGATGTCTTGGACTTTAAGGACATTGACTAACTTATACAGTTGCTTGGTGAGTTGCTCAATTACGCGATCGTCTCCGGGTACAATCATCGTAATGCGGGAAACTCCTCCTTGCTCTGCTGGACCAACTGCGAGGCTTTCTATATTAAAGCCACGACGCGCAAATAAACTAGAGATACGGGACAAAACCCCCGCCTCATCTTCTACCAAAACGGAAAGGGTATGTTTCATCTTCGCCAAATCAAGCTCAGGCAAGTATTTCACTAATGTAAACACTAGCTCAGGACTGCCCTACAAGTACTGCTTACTAAATTGCTAAATTATCAGTCTAAGGTTTCATTTTAAACTCAATACCTGCAATCATTACAGTTTCTCCAGAGAAGTTATGGAAAAATCATACTGAAAGCAGACACCTTTGGAGGTGCATATCTTTACATCGGCAGATGTGGATTATTTGTCAAGCATTTATCCTGGGGATATCATGGCTATTTAAGTAAAAATCGGAGAACAGCTGTTATGAGTTGGTTAAAAAGACTGTTTGGATTAGAGAAACCGAAAAATGCCCAAGTAAATCCTCAACCGCAGCAAGTACCGCCAAGTGCTAGTACTAGCGCGGCTCCTGCTACTACGCAATCAATTCCGCCAGAACGTTTGGGATTGAATGGAGAATACGACCAAAGCGGGTTAGCCAAGCGGGTGGCTTTGGCGTTTGATGAAGATTCGCAACTTACTGATATTGAAACTCTCTGGGTGGCTCAAACAAGTAGCACTGTGGTTTTGAAAGGTAAAGTTCCCAGCCAAGATATCCTCAACAAGATGGTGGCGGCGGCACGTTCAGTTAATGGTGCTACAGGTGTTGATACTAATGAAGTCACTGTTGGATAATTCGTAATTAGCAGATCACAAGGGTTTCATTGATTGGGAATCAGTGGCTTGTCCGGGCTGTGCTGCATTGGTGGCTGAGTCTGACTGTGCCTGTTAATCCAATCTAGAATCACTTGATTAATTTGTTCTGGGCATTCATCATGGGGACAATGCCCAGCATTTTCTAAGTTAAGTAATTCGAGCTTTTCGTTGTATTGAGTAAATCTCTGTGCCAGTACAGGTGGGACAAATTTGTCTTTCTGCCCCCAAATCAGCAGCATTGGCACTGTTAAGGTGGGTAATATCGTTTTGACACTAGGACTAAAGTTAACAGCGATCGCAGCTCGAAACAAGGCACTAAAAGCACGGGCTGAACCTCTGTCTTGGGGCGGCCCTGCTAAAATGTCCACCAGTTCATCGGTGATGGCTTCAGGATTGGCGTAAGCAAGACTAACCCAGCGACGCACAAAGCCGGGTCGGCGGACGATGCTAAATATAGGTTTGAGAATCAACGGGGAAGCAACTAACTTTTTAATTCCCATGACCAGAGGTCGCAGGAACGGCGGGATGGCTTCTTGTTCTAAGGATGGGTCGGGCAAACTCATCATGACTATCCCCTGCACCATTTCCGGATGGGCGGCGGCGGCGGCTAAGGAAATGAGTGAGCCGTTGGAATTACCGATTAATATGACTGGTTGACGAATAAATGCTTTCCAAAATTCGTAGACTTGCTCCACCCAAAGTTCTATGCTGTAATTGGCTGGGGCTTTCTGGGAAGCACCAAAACCGAGCATATCTAGGGCGTAAACGGTATGGTGTTCGCCTAAGACTGCTAAATTATGTCGCCAATGTCCAATGGATGCACCAAAACCATGTAGCAGGATTAAGGGTGTTGTTGATTTATTTTGGCTAGGTCGGATGTAGGTGTAACGAGTTTGCCAGCCTCGCCAAACCCAATCTCTTTGATTACCAACCCTTTGTTGCCAGTGTACCGTGGTGGTCACATTTGCCTCCGATTTATGAACCCCACCCCCAGCCCCTCCCCGCAAGCGAGGCTACCGTGTACACACAAGTGATCGAATCGCCCCCTAACCCCCAATTATGGGGGAACAAGAATTTTCAAAGTCCCCCAAACTTGGGGGATTTAGGGGGCAAAACCGGCTCAAACGCAGACAGGAATTACTTGTGTGTACACCGTAGCGCAAGCGAGGAGGGGGGTATGAAGTAACTATTTTACCTATCTCTCTAAGATACTGGGATTTTGAGGCTTTTGTTGAGGGTGCTATGATGCTCCACCCCGCTAAAAGCGATCGCTTGCTAAAAATAAATATGATATCAATACCTTAGCGAATTAACGGGGGTATTGCACTTTAAAATCAGCCAAAAGCACAAAACCCTCAACGCGACAATCTAAGTTTTCTAACCACACAACCAACTCGTGATTACTATTGTGATACAAAGTATAGTCGAGATCATCTTGGACAAAATTCATTTGATTAACTGGATTAAAAATCTGTGTAGCAATATTTTGGTGAAAGCGTTTATCCAATAATTTTTGTAGTCGAGTTGCTTTGGCTCTGGCCACGGAAAAATTCAGGATGCTAGTATTGCCATCTATAGCCTGCTGTAACTGAGCAATATTCTCATATTTTCTGCTCCCGAAAGCTCCCTGAGTGGGAATTAGCAGCGCTGCAATTCCACTACCCAAGTCTTCCTGGTTTAAAGCAAAATAACGCCAATCACCGAAAGCATACTGAATGAATCCGTCATCACCATCAGGCAAAACCAACCTCGAATGTAAGCCTAAATCAACCACATAAACAGTGACTGGTTCCACTGGGTTAACTGGGGGTATAATCACTGCGGGAGAGGCAATCAAGACTAGTGAAATCGAGGCTACTATTGCCAGAATGAATAGAGATATGCGATGAAAAATACTCACTATTGCGTCTGAGTGTACGTTGATTAGGACTAGGACGGCTTTGTATCTGAGCCACTAGAATTGTTGTCATCCTCGTCGTCTCTACTGTTTCCTAACTACCCGACTGCAATGAAACAAGCGATCGCTTGTTAATTTCCGGCCAATTGACCACGTTCCACCAATTATTTAAATACTCAGCTCGGCGGTTGCGATATCTCAGGTAATATGCGTGTTCCCACACATCGTTACCCATAATCGGATATGCACCATCCATAATCGGGTTATCTTGATTAGCTGTAGTGAGGATTTGCAGTTCTCCGGCTGGGTTACGCACTAGCCATACCCAACCACTACCGAAGCGATCGCCTCCAGCTTGGTTAAACTGTTCTTTAAACTGATCAAAACTGCCAAAAGTTTGGTTAATTTCTGCCGCAATTTCCTCTGTAGGTTCTCCACCACCTTCCGGACTCATGATTTGCCAATAAATTGTGTGGTTAAGGTGACCACCACCGTTATTGCGGACATCTGTGCGAATACTTTCCGGAACGTTATTTAAGTCCCGCAGCAAAGCTTCCACACTGCTTTTTTGCAAATCTGGCTCTTTCTTGAGAGCATCATTCAGGTTATTCACATAACTAGCATGATGTCCATCATGATGTAGTTTCATCGTTTCTGCATCAATAGCTTTTCCTAGTGCCGTATAATCATAGGGCAATGCTGGTAACTTTGCGGGATTAGCACTCAGTTCGCCATCAGGAGAAGCTACGGGGGGAAACGTTGTAGCAGTGGGAGTTGCTGGAGATTGTGATTCCGCTATAGGTACTGCTTGACAAGAAATTAGCACAATAGCCAGCAGCACACCTGTGAGTACAAAGGCAATTTTTTCTCTGATCAATTTGGACATAATTATTCACACCACCATCAATATTTGTATACTTAAAACTTCATTTTTTGCTGTTATAGCAACCGCCAAGGAGGTTAAGACATAAACGGATAAGTAGGTCGGCGTAAATAAAGTTAACTGGCTAGGGTCGTCATTTGTCCTTTGCCCTTCTCTGCGAGACACTACGTGAACGGCTACGCTCAGGGTAAATCATTGGTCATTAGTCACATTGGGAAGTCACAATTTTTCCCCCCTGCTCCCTGCTCCCTGCTCCCCTGCTTCTTCCCCCACTCTCCACTCCCCAGCTATATTTAACCAGTATTTTTAACCTCCTGTTCTGACAAGAGCCAAGAGAATAGAATTAACAATCGCTAAAGCAATAGAACCAATCAATGCACTCCAAAAACCCCATCTGAGAGTAAAACCCTGAACTATAGCAGCCGCTAAAGCAAAAATAATGGCATTCAACACAAAGAAAAATAAGCCAAAGCTGAGAATGATGAATGGTAATGTAAACAAACTCAGAATTGGCAGCAAAATTGCATTCAAAACTCCGAAAACAGCCGCAGAAATTGCTGCTTTCGCAAAATTATCAATTTCAATACCTATAGGTAACCTAGAAATAATTAAAAAACTGATTGTAGTCACTAACCAAGTGAGAAGAAGATTCACCATCGATAATTCCTCAATATGCTTAATTTATGCAAAATATTTGCGACTTTTGTCTGCAAAAAACCATAGCATTTCCTAGTCTAATAAAGTACAAAATTATCCGCGTTTATCTGCGTCCATCTGCGTTTAATTATTACTGCTTCTACCTCATACCAATTTAATATAAAGACGTATAAATAGAATTTAACCAGACATCCAGTTCCCCTTCTCACTTGCACCGGAAGGGTTAGGGGTGGAGTCGAAATAATATGCAGCCTCACAAATAATTGGTATTACTTGAATGGGAATTACCATACTACATAATGTTTAAATTTTTATTTGAGTAAAAATCGGCTTTAATTATGGTTAATTCTAACATAAAATACTTATTTTTTTAAGTCCCTTATATTAATATATAACCTTAGATATATTATTTCAAATCATTAACAAAACTATCGACAGATATACGAAAAATTTTATTTTGCTAAATATATAATTAAAACATAATCAATATCTCATATCTCGTTGATTGAGGAAAAAATAATCACTAAATTTTTCTGATTTCAGGGATAACAAACTCTATCAAACTCTATCAAATAAGTAGGTGGGCGTAAATAAATTTAACTGGCGGGGGTTGTCATTTTTCATTGGTCATTGCTAAGAGTTTTATGGGTGTTTACTTTTCGTAAGATAGTTTGGTTTTTCCGAGTCCCACTTACTTAATGATCTGGTATTTTTTTCAACTCAGCCTGCAAAAATTTTGGTTTAATTGGGGAAGTTATCATTCTTAAAATTTATCTTTATTTGCTAATTGAAGTTCTGACAAAATTCCCATAAATCAATTAAATCCTGATCAACTCCGAGCAAATTTTATGGGTATTATCAAAGCACCAATTAATCTGGGAACAAAAAACAACATATTGTATATAGTTGAGGGTAAAGAAAATGTCTGTTGAGCCAACTCTGTTCCAAAAAATTGCTGAAAATAGAAATTTTTCTCAGGTTACTCGCAGTGAAGTTAAACAAGAGCAAATCCCACCAGATGGCTTAGATTTCAATGATATAGCTTTAACTTTATCTCCCATAGTCTTGCTATTCAGTTGGGTACTCTTTTTCCTAATATTGCAAAAAATTAGGACTTTTTTAGACAATAAGATGGTTTTTTCTGTCAAGGGTTTACATAAAGTCCCCTGTAAAAACTGTCGCTTTTATTCAAATAATCATTATCTCAAATGTGCCGTACAACCTTCTATTGTCCTCACTGAAGAAGCGCAGGATTGCTCCGAATATTCACCGAGAAATGGCAAATTTACGCCCAGCAACCTTTTTAAATAAAGTGCAGATTATTTCGATTTTTATGCTTATTTTTCAGTGAATCAATCTTAGGTAACCTGACCTAAATCTCTTTGTCGCTGCAACCAGTTAGCCAAATCATGGGCAGTAATAATGCCCCTAAGTAAGCCATTTTGAATTACCAGTACACGTCGGACTCCGGAGTCTTGCATTTTTTGCAATACTTTAGACATCTGCTCATCTGGACTGGCTGTAACACGGTTTTCTGTAGGAATCATTGTATCTTTGACAGTCCGATATTTCCATTCCTCTCTGGGAATATCTTTGACCTGATTTAAGGTAATAATGCCTATCGGATGACTGTCTTCTGTGACTGGAAAAGAATGATAGCGACGACTGAGAAAGTATGTATCCACTAACTCTTGGAGGTTCATGTCAGGGTTGACAGTTTCTGGATGAGGAGTCATGATTTCTCCCGCCTTTACCCCTTCTAAACTGGTGCGAAGCAAAAGCTCTTCATAGCTACTTTCTGCGGCATTGTACAAGAACCAACCAATGAGAATCAACCACAGTCCGCCTAAAATTGCGCCAGCAAACATCTCCAAAGCACCGAAGCCAATTAA from Nodularia sp. LEGE 06071 encodes the following:
- a CDS encoding alpha/beta fold hydrolase, producing MTTTVHWQQRVGNQRDWVWRGWQTRYTYIRPSQNKSTTPLILLHGFGASIGHWRHNLAVLGEHHTVYALDMLGFGASQKAPANYSIELWVEQVYEFWKAFIRQPVILIGNSNGSLISLAAAAAHPEMVQGIVMMSLPDPSLEQEAIPPFLRPLVMGIKKLVASPLILKPIFSIVRRPGFVRRWVSLAYANPEAITDELVDILAGPPQDRGSARAFSALFRAAIAVNFSPSVKTILPTLTVPMLLIWGQKDKFVPPVLAQRFTQYNEKLELLNLENAGHCPHDECPEQINQVILDWINRHSQTQPPMQHSPDKPLIPNQ
- a CDS encoding DUF2459 domain-containing protein produces the protein MSIFHRISLFILAIVASISLVLIASPAVIIPPVNPVEPVTVYVVDLGLHSRLVLPDGDDGFIQYAFGDWRYFALNQEDLGSGIAALLIPTQGAFGSRKYENIAQLQQAIDGNTSILNFSVARAKATRLQKLLDKRFHQNIATQIFNPVNQMNFVQDDLDYTLYHNSNHELVVWLENLDCRVEGFVLLADFKVQYPR
- a CDS encoding superoxide dismutase; translated protein: MSKLIREKIAFVLTGVLLAIVLISCQAVPIAESQSPATPTATTFPPVASPDGELSANPAKLPALPYDYTALGKAIDAETMKLHHDGHHASYVNNLNDALKKEPDLQKSSVEALLRDLNNVPESIRTDVRNNGGGHLNHTIYWQIMSPEGGGEPTEEIAAEINQTFGSFDQFKEQFNQAGGDRFGSGWVWLVRNPAGELQILTTANQDNPIMDGAYPIMGNDVWEHAYYLRYRNRRAEYLNNWWNVVNWPEINKRSLVSLQSGS
- a CDS encoding BON domain-containing protein — its product is MSWLKRLFGLEKPKNAQVNPQPQQVPPSASTSAAPATTQSIPPERLGLNGEYDQSGLAKRVALAFDEDSQLTDIETLWVAQTSSTVVLKGKVPSQDILNKMVAAARSVNGATGVDTNEVTVG
- a CDS encoding phage holin family protein, with translation MVNLLLTWLVTTISFLIISRLPIGIEIDNFAKAAISAAVFGVLNAILLPILSLFTLPFIILSFGLFFFVLNAIIFALAAAIVQGFTLRWGFWSALIGSIALAIVNSILLALVRTGG
- the ilvN gene encoding acetolactate synthase small subunit, whose amino-acid sequence is MKHTLSVLVEDEAGVLSRISSLFARRGFNIESLAVGPAEQGGVSRITMIVPGDDRVIEQLTKQLYKLVNVLKVQDITETPCVERELMLLKVNATSSNRPEVVELAQIFRARVVDVSEDSVTLEVVGDPGKMVAIVQVLQKFGLREIARTGKIALTRESGVNTELLKSLEAKV
- a CDS encoding HlyD family efflux transporter periplasmic adaptor subunit translates to MPNASPNSSSILLKKEQDEYQIYLQPSEETTNSHQTIPEGHTQDLYYGTEELLDALPKVWTRGVFYVLLGFASLALPWATLSKVDETGNARGRIEPQGATQKLDSQTGGSVKAVKVTEGQTVTFGQVLLELDSDILQTEIQQAEAKLSALLNQETQLDVLKNQLQLTLSIQKQQNQFQALEKMSQVNQAEQNLGLKQNSYNLQKLERQSLVNQVRQQIQTAKNDQQSAQGRLTIDSRQVKRFQQLVNDGAVSVNQVDQLKKEEQESQRLYARAQSDVKQAQLRLAEETSRYQSTMNQLESDIEQAKHQMQAEKNSYQSLLQSGKLAVLKYEEQLKNLETQLANLQSEIAQTNSTITSLNLQMQQRVVRSPIDGIIFELPVTKPGEVVQVGQRIADIAPQNSEIVLKANIPIQDSGFLNVGMPVKIKFDAFPFQEYGIVEGKVAWISPDSKINQTPQGNIETYELEIVLEQNYIQNGAKRIPLTPGQTANAEVILRQRRVIDFVLDPFKKLHKNGLEI
- a CDS encoding peptidase domain-containing ABC transporter, with the translated sequence MTTVFSHQYLGEKLTYTLGETLLKQELQSCLASMELVEPPVAKQFWQSAKMNAGIYVILAGKVRLSDSSDDLITTLSVWSSFGEMTLFPESNFSDYTARASTNLELGYLRQEVLQGLMDKYPQIRDRLFSRAELWDLLLSCRQNSQFPAHPAQFQAMLKALSFFERHNLEIGSVNTQFPDSQLWLLYKGQLLHSDGHSLTPAQISAEPNQGHWQAIQPTIAYILKSSNWPKALEHCQDLAAFVPQPEQYTTAETGNQTEWKNTNRSDSSPSKRPRPYPIAQVIPFRQREPESPAQQNKPLPYFPSPKVQMGHWWKRLSKRYPFYAQQSASDCGCACLVMVGKYWGKHLSVNRLRDMTNVSRSGASLRALAAVGENLGFATRPVKATFDKFAEQSLPAIAHWEGNHFIVVYEITKKRVIVGDPAIGQRKLTRSQFNAGWTGYALLLQPTELLKQTKNESANFWKFFELIKPHYSVLLEVFVASVLMQIFGLVTPVFTQLLLDRVLVQGSIPTLNAVGMGMIVFGLFGIAMNAVRQYLLDHTANRVSISLLVGFIKHTFRLPLAYFESRYVGDIVSRIQENQKIQRFLTGETLSIILDMLTLVIYLSMMFWYSWRMTLFVLFTVPPFFILALASTNILRRISREIFNAGAKENSYLIESLSGIRTVRSLAIEQTVRWHWEELLNDLVKKGFHAQVIGNRLRIISGVIQTFVNASLMWFGAWQVIQGELTMGQLVAFNMLVGNVLSPFQRLSMLWNELQEIIISTERINDVLEAEPEEDLQNKPRKPLDRLNGRICFQNVTFRYHAESETNVLENINFEIQPDQMVAVVGRSGSGKTTLSKLILGLYPPTDGKVLIDGFDVNNISLRSLRSQIGVVDQDTFLFGGTIRENIGIAHPEATLEEITQAARWAGADEFIQQMPMGYESQIGESGGMLSGGQRQRLAIARALLGNPRLLLFDEATSHLDSESERIIQNNFKTILQGRTSVIIAHRLSTVRNADLILVLDRGVLVESGTHDELIAKQGHYYYLNQQQLAQVV